The sequence below is a genomic window from Candidatus Hydrogenedentota bacterium.
GTACCAAGACTAACATCGCATCCCCGAAAGGCTTCCTCAGGGCCATACGCGTGCTTCCACACAGTGGCGCACCTTGCCGCGGACAAACGAAGACGCGCCGGAGGCGAGAATGTCCGCGATCCTTGGGCTCACGAGATGCCCTGCGCGACCACGGGAGCATGGCGCCGAAGGAATTGTGGGCGGCCCTCGGCGTCTCGCGCCAGGGCGCGATGGACCTGCTCAATCCGCTGCTGGACGCCGGCCTCGTCGAGAAGGTCGGCGGAAAAAAGAGCGGGCGGTATGTGCTGCGGGGAAATTAGCGCGAGTTTGGCTTCTATTCCCGGTTCGGCTGCCGCAGTCAGGCGCCGTATTCTGCTCCGGTTCATCGGACCCGCTGGAGCAAGGCCAGTCTTAACGCAATCACGAACGCCCGCGATCCTTGGGGATCTGGCTCAAGCAATGGCCTGCGCGACTTCGAAGTCCGGATGGCGCCCCCATGTGTACCCATGCCGCTTCCGCCCATACGTCCGCCCACGTACTCCTCCACCAGCTTTCGCTTGCCGTGCAACTCATGCGCCAGCGCCCGCAGTCTGATTTGGAGAAGCGGGGCGCAATTCATTGTATTGCAACGCGCATCGTTACGCGATACACTTAAGGCATGCTACGAACGATACGGCACAAGGGAATTAAAAGGCTCGTCCAAAGAAACGATAGGAGCGGACTGAATGCCGAACAACTCCCCCGAATCGTTCGTGTGATTGCTCTGCTGGATCGGGCAACCACGCCCCAGGATTTGGACATCCCCGGGTATCACCTGCACCCCCTCCGGGGAGATTTACAGGGCTTCTGGTCGGTTCGGATAACGGGAAATTACCGCCTGATATTTCGCATGGAGAAGGGCGACGTGTTCGACATCGATCTGGTGGATTGCCATTAATAAAGGATAAGCAGCGATGAAAATCAATATGCCTCTCCCCCACCCTGGCGAAGTAATCAAACACGATTGCCTGGACGAATTGGGGCTGAATGTAACGGATGGGGCCAAGGTGTTGGGGGTAACACGAAACACACTTTCCCGGATCATCAACGGCCGCGCCGGCATATCGGCGGAAATGGCCATCCGGCTCGAAAAAGCCGGCTGGTCGAACGCCGATATGTGGTTGCGTCTCCAGGCGGCCTATGATCTGGCCGAGGCCCGAAAGCACGAGGACGAAATACACGTCGTGCGCTTCGAGATGGTGTAAGCGGGGTGTGACGGCAGCACGAACAGCAGTGATTGGAATGGCCCGCCAGTAAGATGGTATCGTGATTCAGCAAGGGCGTCAGCGCGGGCGAATCCGCTTGATCACAGGCGATCAAGCGTACGAGGATCTGGGTGTACAAACCTGGCGCGCGGAGGATAAGTAGCTAGTGCCGACCGTGTTGCGAAGCGGTCCATATCCCATCTACTTCTATAGCCATGAACCCAATGAGCCGCCGCATGTTCACGTTGACGGGAACGATTTGTCGGCCAAGTTCTGGTTGCAGCCGGTTGGCCTCGCCCGGAACTTCGGCTTCTCGCCCAGAGATTTGCGGCGGCTTCAGAAACTGGTCATTCAACATCAAACGGCATTCCTGGAGGCTTGGCATGGGCATCTTGGCGCTGACGGCTGACGAGCGCGTCACGGACGTAAAATTCGCAAGAGACACGTTGAGTGTGGCACTGCGGGACGGGCGGACCATCACCGTCCCGCTGGCCTGGTATCCGCGCTTGTTTAACGCGACAGCGGCCCAGCGGAAGAATTGGCAAGTCGCGGGTGGCGGCTACGGCATCCATTGGCCGGATCTTGATGAAGACTTGAGCACGGAGGGATTGCTTCGCGGCGCTCCGGCCCCATGCAGTCGCCAGCTTGGGGATGCGGATAACACGGGCCGCCGAGGCTGACGCCCACCCACCCGGTTTCCCTCCGATCAATAGGGAGCTGATGGAACGCTACGGGAGCATCGGAAAGTCCATCAGGCGCCTTATTCCGCTCCGTGGTGGGAGAACACCTGTCTTATCGGCGTTCCGGCGCTGCCGGGCTGAAAGAATGGATCAACGAAAATGGCGATTCCCGACGATATCGACGCAGAAAAACTCGCCGAAGCGGCCCTGGCGATACTCTGTTTGACCGCCTTTCAGGATGACCCCGTCATGCGCGCCTGGAAAGGGATGGACTGGGACCTCATGGACATGCTCTATGAGCGCGGCTGGATACGAGACCCGAAGGGCAAAGCAAAGTCCGTGGTCCTGACCGAAGAAGGCCTCGCAAAAGCCGAACACTTCCTCCAACGGCACTTCGCAAAGGACGCGGTTTGAAGCGGCATCGAACAAGGGAGCGGTCGTGGGACGCTGCTCCAGCGCAAGCCGTTATACAACGTGGAGAAGGGGATGCACCCAGACATTCTGAGGTACAACGAACAGCAAGCGCCTGACCACAAGGATGTATGCGGTGTGCTTGCCCGTGAAATCGATCGAAATCTGCCCGAGGCTGAGAATAAGATCTGGCACGCCCATCCGGTCTGGTTTCTGGAAGGCAATCCGACGGTCGGATACAGCAAGCAGAAACCGGGGATACGATTGATGTTCTGGAGCGGGGCGGATTTTGAAGAAAAGGGG
It includes:
- a CDS encoding MarR family transcriptional regulator, translating into MGSRDALRDHGSMAPKELWAALGVSRQGAMDLLNPLLDAGLVEKVGGKKSGRYVLRGN
- a CDS encoding type II toxin-antitoxin system RelE/ParE family toxin; translated protein: MLRTIRHKGIKRLVQRNDRSGLNAEQLPRIVRVIALLDRATTPQDLDIPGYHLHPLRGDLQGFWSVRITGNYRLIFRMEKGDVFDIDLVDCH
- a CDS encoding HigA family addiction module antidote protein — encoded protein: MKINMPLPHPGEVIKHDCLDELGLNVTDGAKVLGVTRNTLSRIINGRAGISAEMAIRLEKAGWSNADMWLRLQAAYDLAEARKHEDEIHVVRFEMV
- a CDS encoding DUF4160 domain-containing protein, with the protein product MPTVLRSGPYPIYFYSHEPNEPPHVHVDGNDLSAKFWLQPVGLARNFGFSPRDLRRLQKLVIQHQTAFLEAWHGHLGADG
- a CDS encoding DUF2442 domain-containing protein, yielding MGILALTADERVTDVKFARDTLSVALRDGRTITVPLAWYPRLFNATAAQRKNWQVAGGGYGIHWPDLDEDLSTEGLLRGAPAPCSRQLGDADNTGRRG
- a CDS encoding DUF1801 domain-containing protein, giving the protein MHPDILRYNEQQAPDHKDVCGVLAREIDRNLPEAENKIWHAHPVWFLEGNPTVGYSKQKPGIRLMFWSGADFEEKGLSVVGKKFKDASIFYNNVLEIDKSDLQRWLEKAREIQWDYRNLVKRKGQLERLK